A window of the Dyadobacter pollutisoli genome harbors these coding sequences:
- a CDS encoding helix-turn-helix domain-containing protein: protein MQSIFPTYTIGHFINEPDSSTEFELMRFEQMEEPNVDDPHKHTFYEILWIDAGISRQAIDYAEYELKPQSLFFISPGQLHFFEEWEHLAGGSILFTEDFFLLNHQDKDKLFELSFLDNFYANPLLQLAKEDFDEIRHMIELLGREKQRKDSSAAICQSLLHVLLGQIQRRIETQAGKTTASKYVILYKKLKNLLDQHYRENRSVRAYAADLSITQHHLNLICKQVTGKTASEVIRSRSLLEAKRLLTFTQMTVSEVATQLGFFDPSYFARVFRDETGLSPTAFKQVMSEKYPL from the coding sequence ATGCAGTCCATTTTTCCCACCTATACCATTGGCCACTTCATTAATGAACCGGACAGCAGCACCGAGTTTGAATTAATGCGTTTCGAGCAAATGGAGGAACCCAATGTGGATGATCCGCATAAGCACACTTTCTATGAAATCTTGTGGATTGATGCGGGAATTAGCCGCCAGGCCATTGACTACGCGGAATATGAACTAAAGCCCCAATCCCTGTTTTTTATTTCTCCTGGTCAACTTCATTTTTTTGAGGAATGGGAGCATTTAGCCGGGGGCAGTATACTGTTCACGGAAGACTTTTTCTTGCTCAATCACCAAGATAAAGACAAGCTCTTTGAACTCAGTTTTTTGGACAATTTTTATGCCAACCCCCTACTGCAACTGGCTAAGGAGGATTTCGACGAGATTCGCCACATGATCGAATTGTTGGGCCGGGAGAAACAACGGAAAGATTCATCGGCGGCTATTTGTCAATCGTTGCTCCACGTTTTGCTGGGGCAGATTCAGCGTCGTATTGAAACGCAAGCGGGCAAAACCACGGCCAGTAAATATGTGATCCTCTATAAAAAACTAAAAAATCTTCTCGATCAACATTACCGCGAAAACCGATCCGTTAGGGCGTATGCCGCCGACTTAAGCATCACTCAGCACCATCTAAATTTGATTTGCAAACAAGTGACGGGAAAAACAGCCAGCGAAGTAATCCGATCCCGAAGCCTGCTCGAAGCTAAACGCTTGCTAACATTTACCCAAATGACCGTTTCTGAGGTCGCTACACAATTGGGTTTCTTTGATCCCTCTTATTTCGCCCGCGTATTCAGAGACGAAACAGGCTTATCGCCAACGGCTTTTAAACAGGTTATGTCCGAAAAGTACCCACTATAG
- a CDS encoding YceI family protein — protein sequence MTQALTKWVFEPTHCKIGFSVTHFGITETEGHFNKFDGTVDTETDDFSDASVTINVDVSSIDTLDKQRDAHLLSADFFHAEKHPQMTFASTGIRVVEPGKYKMAGRLALLGVSKPIELDVNFRGIVPKDPFGNTKAGLNVTGAINRKEWGMTWNNIMDFGGLAVGEMVKISCQIELLKH from the coding sequence ATGACACAAGCACTAACTAAGTGGGTTTTTGAGCCTACACACTGCAAGATTGGGTTTTCGGTAACGCATTTCGGCATTACCGAAACCGAAGGCCATTTTAACAAATTTGATGGCACGGTGGATACCGAGACAGACGATTTTTCGGATGCCAGCGTAACAATCAACGTCGATGTCAGCAGCATCGATACGTTGGATAAGCAACGAGATGCACACTTACTTTCGGCGGATTTTTTTCATGCCGAAAAACACCCGCAAATGACATTTGCCAGCACCGGTATACGCGTTGTCGAGCCGGGAAAATACAAAATGGCAGGTAGGTTGGCGTTGCTCGGTGTCAGTAAGCCCATCGAGCTGGACGTAAACTTTCGAGGAATTGTACCCAAAGACCCATTCGGAAATACTAAAGCGGGTTTAAATGTAACCGGTGCTATTAACCGTAAGGAATGGGGTATGACGTGGAACAACATCATGGATTTTGGGGGCTTGGCCGTTGGCGAAATGGTCAAGATAAGTTGCCAGATTGAATTATTGAAGCACTAA
- a CDS encoding oxidoreductase: MTNKQAKIWFITGISSGLEKALAEAVMNHGDFVIGTFRDSRQVDQFNGANSEKGAAFKLDINENEQIAQVVSNVTAQFGRVDVLVNNAGYGFAGAVEEASESEIRAAFETNFFGTLSITQAFLPLFRQQQSGHIIQISSHSGIKGFAGFGIYSASKFALEGISEALAAEIAPLGIKLTLIEPGPFRTYFADTSLRQAANRFDDYEPTAGAFRNRMQQVNGQQEGNPVKAAAAIIQITQTENPPLRLPLGKIAISTLTAKLQSVQQDLDNWREVAASAVY, encoded by the coding sequence ATGACAAATAAACAAGCCAAAATCTGGTTCATCACGGGTATATCGAGCGGTTTGGAAAAAGCTCTTGCCGAAGCGGTAATGAATCACGGAGACTTTGTAATTGGTACTTTCCGCGACTCCAGGCAGGTCGATCAATTCAATGGCGCCAACTCAGAAAAAGGGGCTGCTTTCAAGCTGGATATAAATGAAAACGAGCAAATTGCACAAGTAGTAAGCAACGTTACCGCTCAATTCGGTCGGGTAGACGTGCTGGTCAATAATGCCGGGTATGGATTTGCGGGGGCTGTTGAAGAAGCGTCAGAAAGCGAAATTCGGGCCGCCTTCGAGACTAATTTTTTCGGTACGCTGTCCATCACTCAAGCATTTCTCCCACTCTTTCGTCAGCAGCAAAGCGGCCACATTATTCAAATTTCCTCTCATAGCGGGATAAAAGGATTTGCGGGGTTTGGTATCTATAGTGCCAGTAAATTCGCCTTGGAAGGAATTAGTGAGGCGTTGGCGGCTGAAATCGCTCCATTGGGTATCAAGTTGACCTTGATCGAGCCTGGGCCCTTCCGTACCTATTTTGCCGATACCTCGCTTCGTCAAGCTGCCAATAGGTTTGACGATTACGAGCCAACGGCGGGGGCTTTCCGAAACCGGATGCAACAAGTAAATGGTCAACAGGAGGGGAATCCTGTAAAGGCCGCTGCCGCTATCATACAAATAACTCAAACCGAAAACCCACCCCTCCGCCTACCTTTAGGGAAAATTGCGATTAGCACCCTTACCGCAAAGCTACAAAGCGTACAACAGGATTTAGACAACTGGCGAGAGGTTGCAGCCAGCGCAGTTTATTAA